A single region of the Halorussus sp. MSC15.2 genome encodes:
- a CDS encoding DUF2254 family protein — protein sequence MGYLRHTFADLHWVATRRARWLLGGAGVVAAFVAATVLATHLGFYPFGAPSPNAGDVLGRLATGQAAVLGIVFSVGLVMLQLLSQRYSSALLYGLIRHPVFNLVFLLFVLSIGLDLWVLYNAPEETTLALGVAVAVAAGLAAAAIFSLLLVLTYGLKFSRPVAAVEDYLDAVFANGKPPLQPFTDSHSLDPVAEQVESELADGEVVAPKVANCYATRLFAELRRAFESDDFDASRVPATGDVSVETAEGVVEWFERPVADHLPTLAVTAYAERADDAGHTLVATLFWVSLLGSEARNSLAGAAHGALGDIVTADADFPSASGREDAVDAALLLARWKFDRGSPILAEKLAERSADWTADVSGTVPEEEYDRLADRILTHSSGLVDERAATDGRETPSDVYDQTLDQLLRGSSDLLESDAATGPESGAVPYSFADWHQHHRRLVGTLLTDNPDDGDRIFTTVRRYYEKLLYRADDDGAGFVAPESLILDLLQLTYFAADGEDDVTDGDGAVDGGRLFASVRNYGYYRLVDDICDRLTTEPEVDYDYDPLEDEAVAFLVDGPGLTEDEAFGELGYDADVVYGMRDTIERVQRRSRRRFWEVNFEQYVQYVVRPDTDIVNPDLDEIRFGSLGSGVGRLFGVLRGTDVVVQIVTAVTVDDETLREVVEKREQLESNEQLHVLVPGDDEVRSPQLDRLREESVRVHEVPPEAFPKPKRPPDWL from the coding sequence ATGGGATACCTACGGCACACGTTCGCGGACCTCCACTGGGTGGCGACCAGACGCGCGCGGTGGCTCCTCGGCGGTGCCGGCGTCGTCGCGGCGTTCGTCGCCGCCACGGTCCTCGCTACTCACCTCGGCTTCTACCCCTTCGGCGCGCCCTCACCCAACGCGGGAGACGTGCTCGGTCGGCTGGCGACCGGGCAAGCGGCGGTGCTGGGAATCGTGTTCTCGGTCGGTCTGGTGATGCTCCAACTGCTCTCCCAGCGCTACTCCTCGGCGCTGTTGTACGGGTTGATACGTCACCCCGTGTTCAACCTCGTGTTCCTCCTGTTCGTCCTCTCTATCGGTCTCGACCTCTGGGTCCTCTACAACGCTCCCGAGGAGACCACGCTCGCTCTCGGCGTCGCCGTGGCCGTCGCGGCCGGTCTCGCCGCGGCGGCCATCTTCTCGCTCCTGCTGGTCCTCACCTACGGGCTGAAGTTCAGCCGTCCGGTCGCCGCCGTGGAGGATTACCTCGATGCGGTGTTCGCCAACGGGAAGCCACCCCTCCAGCCGTTCACGGACTCCCACTCGCTCGACCCCGTGGCCGAGCAGGTCGAGTCCGAACTCGCAGACGGCGAAGTTGTCGCTCCGAAGGTCGCTAACTGCTACGCGACCCGTCTCTTCGCGGAACTCCGCCGAGCGTTCGAGAGCGACGACTTCGACGCCTCGCGCGTCCCGGCTACCGGGGACGTGTCGGTCGAGACCGCCGAGGGCGTCGTCGAGTGGTTCGAGCGACCGGTCGCGGACCACCTCCCGACGCTGGCGGTCACTGCGTACGCAGAGCGGGCGGACGACGCCGGACACACGTTGGTCGCCACGCTGTTCTGGGTCTCGCTCCTCGGCAGTGAGGCGCGTAACTCCCTCGCTGGCGCGGCACACGGCGCGCTCGGCGATATCGTCACGGCGGACGCCGACTTCCCCTCGGCGTCCGGACGCGAGGACGCCGTGGACGCGGCGCTGCTCCTCGCGCGATGGAAGTTCGACCGCGGCAGTCCGATACTCGCCGAGAAACTCGCCGAGCGGTCGGCCGACTGGACGGCCGACGTCAGCGGGACGGTCCCGGAAGAGGAGTACGACAGACTCGCCGACCGGATTTTGACCCACTCGTCCGGTCTCGTGGACGAGCGCGCGGCGACCGACGGACGCGAGACGCCGTCGGACGTGTACGACCAGACGCTCGACCAACTCCTCCGCGGGTCGAGCGACCTCCTTGAATCGGACGCGGCGACCGGTCCCGAGTCCGGAGCGGTCCCGTACTCGTTCGCCGACTGGCACCAGCACCACCGCCGACTAGTCGGGACGCTCCTCACCGACAACCCCGACGACGGTGACCGGATTTTCACCACTGTCCGGCGATACTACGAAAAGTTACTGTACCGGGCTGACGACGACGGGGCGGGGTTCGTCGCTCCGGAGAGCCTGATACTCGACCTGCTGCAGTTGACGTACTTCGCCGCCGACGGTGAGGACGACGTTACCGACGGCGATGGCGCCGTCGACGGCGGGCGGTTGTTCGCTAGTGTCCGAAACTACGGCTACTACCGCCTCGTGGACGACATCTGCGACCGACTCACCACCGAACCGGAGGTCGATTACGACTACGACCCCCTCGAAGACGAGGCGGTTGCCTTCCTCGTCGACGGACCCGGTCTCACCGAAGACGAGGCCTTCGGTGAACTCGGCTACGACGCGGACGTCGTCTACGGCATGAGAGATACGATAGAGCGCGTGCAGCGGCGGTCCCGACGCCGGTTTTGGGAGGTCAACTTCGAACAGTACGTCCAGTACGTCGTCCGCCCCGATACCGATATCGTCAACCCGGACCTGGACGAAATCCGGTTCGGCTCCCTCGGGTCGGGCGTGGGCCGACTCTTCGGCGTCCTGCGGGGGACGGACGTCGTCGTTCAAATCGTGACTGCGGTCACGGTTGACGACGAGACGCTCCGCGAGGTGGTCGAAAAGCGGGAGCAACTCGAATCGAACGAGCAACTCCACGTTCTGGTACCGGGCGACGACGAGGTGCGCTCGCCGCAACTCGACCGCCTTCGGGAGGAGTCGGTCAGGGTCCACGAAGTCCCTCCTGAGGCCTTCCCGAAGCCGAAACGCCCGCCGGACTGGCTCTGA
- a CDS encoding ABC transporter permease, producing MNDTHWFLAKRVAWTMFAAYLILSGAFFVFAYTPDPNKALVSFGAANPEDPENMSENSQQAVEAYEEARNYDEPVLQRYGRWMVSYATFDWGTSRTTGQPVTDALAERIPVTLVYLVPAVVLSTLLGVGVGLVSAMNPNGVVDRVSAALSYVGLGVPGFVLGELLLVVSIMEFSWYRAYYDTRFGLWTPENLASLALPSFVVALNLLAAQARYARAESREYLPAEFVKTLRASGADARTVGRHVLRNAALPLMTVFFAELLTVLFLTVYVIEVVFRIPGVGDLAYQAIQRRDVATILATTLLPAFVALSGNLLQDFAYTLLDPRVGDDT from the coding sequence GTGAACGATACGCACTGGTTCCTCGCCAAGCGGGTGGCGTGGACGATGTTCGCCGCCTACCTGATACTCTCGGGCGCGTTCTTCGTCTTCGCGTACACGCCGGACCCGAACAAGGCGCTGGTCTCGTTCGGTGCCGCGAACCCGGAGGACCCGGAAAACATGTCCGAGAACTCTCAGCAAGCGGTCGAAGCCTACGAGGAGGCCCGAAACTACGACGAACCCGTCCTCCAGCGGTACGGCAGATGGATGGTGAGTTACGCTACGTTCGACTGGGGGACGTCTCGGACGACGGGCCAACCGGTGACGGACGCGCTCGCCGAGCGGATTCCCGTCACGCTCGTCTACCTCGTGCCCGCGGTGGTCCTCTCGACGCTGCTCGGCGTCGGCGTGGGACTGGTCTCCGCGATGAACCCGAACGGCGTCGTCGACCGTGTGAGCGCGGCGCTGAGTTACGTCGGTCTGGGCGTGCCGGGGTTCGTCCTCGGCGAACTCCTGCTGGTCGTGTCCATCATGGAGTTCTCGTGGTACCGGGCGTACTACGACACGCGGTTCGGTCTCTGGACCCCAGAGAACCTCGCGTCGCTCGCGCTCCCGTCGTTCGTGGTCGCACTCAACCTGCTCGCGGCGCAGGCCAGATACGCCCGCGCGGAGTCCCGGGAGTACCTCCCCGCGGAGTTCGTCAAGACGCTCCGCGCCAGCGGTGCCGACGCCCGGACCGTCGGGCGACACGTCCTCCGGAACGCCGCGCTCCCGCTGATGACGGTGTTCTTCGCCGAACTGCTCACCGTCCTCTTCCTGACCGTCTACGTCATCGAGGTCGTGTTCCGGATTCCGGGCGTCGGCGACTTGGCGTATCAGGCCATCCAGCGCCGGGACGTCGCGACGATTCTGGCGACCACGCTCCTCCCGGCGTTCGTCGCGCTTTCGGGCAACCTGCTACAGGACTTCGCGTACACCCTACTCGACCCACGAGTCGGTGACGACACGTAA
- a CDS encoding AsnC family transcriptional regulator, translating into MRELDETDLEILQLLVADARRPYNEIADAVDLSPPTVSDRIDRLKELGVVRRFTVDLDRSRLSEGVAVLVDLHVEPGRVSEVRSDVEDIDGVEHLFVTADGNVVFHARLRNGAIEPLLSSAVDTDAVREYDVRLLTDSAWHPEPRGVEFALECDECGNTVTSEGESSRIDGELYQFCCSSCQERFEEQYEELKKAA; encoded by the coding sequence ATGCGCGAACTCGACGAAACCGACCTCGAAATACTGCAACTGCTGGTGGCCGACGCTCGCCGACCGTACAACGAAATCGCCGACGCGGTGGACCTCTCGCCGCCGACGGTCTCGGACCGCATCGACCGCCTCAAGGAACTCGGCGTCGTCCGCCGGTTCACCGTGGACCTCGACCGCTCGCGCCTCTCGGAGGGCGTCGCGGTCCTCGTGGACCTCCACGTCGAACCCGGGCGGGTCTCGGAGGTTCGCAGCGACGTCGAGGACATCGACGGGGTCGAGCACCTCTTCGTGACCGCCGACGGGAACGTCGTCTTCCACGCTCGACTCCGGAACGGCGCTATCGAACCGCTGCTGTCGAGCGCGGTGGACACCGACGCCGTCCGGGAGTACGACGTGCGACTGCTCACCGACTCGGCGTGGCATCCGGAACCCCGCGGCGTCGAGTTCGCGCTGGAGTGCGACGAGTGCGGTAACACCGTCACCAGCGAGGGCGAATCCTCCCGCATCGACGGGGAACTCTACCAGTTCTGCTGTTCGTCCTGTCAGGAGCGGTTCGAAGAGCAGTACGAGGAACTGAAGAAAGCGGCCTGA
- a CDS encoding mycofactocin-coupled SDR family oxidoreductase — protein sequence MAEYDFDGQVAFVTGAARGQGRSHALRYAENGADVVCADICETTDESTYELGDETELDETAREVEERGQRALGVQMDVSDAAEVEAGVEHAVSEFGRIDILANNAGVAPVSGLMELDEETWDHALDVNLKGMWLCAKHVGQHMIERGEGGRIVNTSSTAGMVASPGLGHYSAAKHGVVGLTKNLAMELAQYDVTVNAVCPTAVDTAMVGGIVESIGEEMAEIAEQSGPDNVLGEIVQPEDVSAAFMWLSSDDARYVTGIALPVAAGATAI from the coding sequence ATGGCGGAGTACGATTTCGACGGACAGGTGGCGTTCGTGACGGGAGCGGCCCGCGGACAAGGTCGTTCGCACGCCCTGCGGTACGCCGAGAACGGTGCGGACGTGGTGTGTGCCGACATCTGCGAGACGACCGACGAATCGACGTACGAACTGGGCGACGAGACCGAACTGGACGAGACCGCCCGGGAGGTCGAGGAGCGCGGCCAGCGAGCGCTCGGCGTCCAGATGGACGTGTCGGACGCCGCCGAGGTCGAGGCCGGGGTGGAACACGCCGTCTCGGAGTTCGGCCGCATCGACATCCTCGCCAACAACGCCGGGGTCGCGCCGGTCTCGGGGCTGATGGAACTGGACGAGGAGACGTGGGACCACGCGCTCGACGTGAACCTCAAGGGGATGTGGCTCTGCGCGAAGCACGTCGGCCAGCACATGATAGAACGCGGCGAGGGCGGGCGCATCGTCAACACCTCCTCGACCGCCGGGATGGTCGCCTCGCCCGGACTGGGCCACTACAGCGCCGCTAAGCACGGCGTCGTCGGTTTGACGAAGAACCTCGCGATGGAACTGGCCCAGTACGACGTGACGGTCAACGCGGTGTGTCCGACCGCGGTAGACACCGCGATGGTGGGCGGCATCGTCGAGTCCATCGGCGAGGAGATGGCCGAAATCGCCGAGCAGTCTGGACCGGACAACGTGTTGGGCGAAATCGTGCAACCCGAGGACGTGAGCGCGGCGTTCATGTGGCTGTCGAGCGACGACGCCCGCTACGTCACCGGCATCGCGCTCCCGGTCGCGGCGGGGGCGACCGCGATATGA
- a CDS encoding methyl-accepting chemotaxis protein: MKRRSLRDWVARKYSRRIGAALFVTLAVTMAFGVLFALDVARGGGDGARAVAGTLFVLALHVGLLGIVLGGSVGIELRNLTDAAEAIEDGDLDVSPESDRGDEFGQLASSFDTMRQSLDEAFDESDAAREEAERARKRAERAQQEAEERNDLLLEQASEIGDAMSSAADGDFTHRLDTSGDIEAIERIGGAYDEMAESLSGTIEEILDFAAEVERASNAVAADAAAVEESHEALAGDIRSLADAITDQTDQLQSAAEEANDLSATIEEVASTTDEVAGRASDAAEVGESGAERAAEAVGTIEQFEEAVAGLGRLVDQLDDRMDEVESTTGLIDDIAEQTNMLALNANIEAAHADADGDGFAVVADEVKELATETRNAIDEIDGIIDGARTDVTEVTEEMAATRTKIDASVDTVTATGDTLRELTTTVTDVDDAMAEISRATDDGAAATEEVAAAVETVREAAIDIADRSHDLAATADETVETMGDVRRRADALAERTEDLRSMLTAFETRHTDGDAEGGHDSAKDDGGLDETPRPDAGAVTGGDDD, from the coding sequence ATGAAGAGACGTTCTCTCCGAGATTGGGTCGCGAGGAAGTACAGTCGCCGCATCGGCGCGGCGCTGTTCGTCACGCTCGCCGTGACGATGGCGTTCGGCGTCCTGTTCGCGCTGGACGTGGCGCGCGGCGGCGGCGACGGTGCTCGCGCGGTCGCCGGAACGCTGTTCGTCCTCGCGCTTCACGTCGGACTGCTCGGTATCGTTCTCGGCGGTAGCGTCGGTATCGAACTCCGGAATCTGACGGACGCCGCCGAGGCCATCGAGGACGGTGACCTCGACGTCTCGCCCGAGAGCGACCGGGGCGACGAGTTCGGACAGTTGGCGTCGTCGTTCGACACGATGCGGCAGTCGCTCGACGAGGCGTTCGACGAGTCCGACGCCGCCAGAGAAGAGGCCGAACGCGCCCGGAAACGGGCCGAACGCGCTCAACAGGAGGCCGAGGAGCGAAACGACCTGCTCCTCGAACAGGCGTCGGAAATCGGCGACGCCATGTCGTCGGCCGCGGACGGCGACTTCACGCACCGACTCGACACGAGCGGAGACATCGAGGCCATCGAACGCATCGGCGGCGCGTACGACGAGATGGCCGAGTCGCTGTCCGGCACTATCGAGGAGATACTCGACTTCGCCGCCGAGGTCGAACGCGCCAGCAACGCGGTCGCGGCGGACGCGGCCGCGGTCGAGGAGTCCCACGAGGCGCTCGCGGGGGACATCCGCTCGCTCGCCGACGCCATCACCGACCAGACCGACCAACTGCAGAGCGCGGCCGAGGAGGCCAACGACCTCTCGGCGACTATCGAGGAAGTCGCTTCCACGACCGACGAGGTCGCCGGACGGGCCAGCGACGCGGCGGAGGTCGGGGAGTCGGGCGCGGAGCGCGCGGCCGAGGCGGTCGGTACTATCGAGCAGTTCGAGGAGGCCGTCGCGGGACTCGGTCGGTTGGTGGACCAACTCGACGACCGGATGGACGAGGTCGAATCGACGACCGGTCTCATCGACGACATCGCCGAGCAGACCAACATGCTCGCGCTGAACGCCAACATCGAGGCCGCCCACGCCGACGCCGACGGCGACGGGTTCGCCGTGGTCGCGGACGAGGTCAAGGAGTTGGCGACCGAGACCCGGAACGCCATCGACGAAATCGACGGGATAATCGACGGCGCGCGAACCGACGTCACCGAGGTGACCGAGGAGATGGCCGCCACGAGGACGAAGATAGACGCGAGCGTCGATACCGTGACCGCCACCGGCGATACGCTCCGGGAGTTGACCACCACCGTCACCGACGTGGACGACGCCATGGCGGAGATTAGCCGCGCGACCGACGACGGCGCGGCGGCGACCGAGGAGGTCGCGGCGGCGGTCGAGACCGTCCGTGAGGCCGCGATAGACATCGCCGACCGCTCGCACGACCTCGCGGCGACGGCAGACGAGACAGTCGAGACCATGGGCGACGTGCGCAGGCGCGCCGACGCCCTCGCCGAGCGGACCGAAGACCTCCGTTCGATGCTGACCGCGTTCGAGACGCGTCACACCGACGGCGACGCCGAAGGCGGTCACGACAGTGCAAAGGACGACGGTGGCTTGGACGAGACGCCTCGTCCGGACGCAGGTGCGGTCACCGGAGGTGACGATGATTAG
- a CDS encoding glycosyltransferase family 4 protein: MDLMSKGGGEAVAMNVLEALQEDHDVTVLTLTDPDLRELNDYFDTDVDVRDLRVERAGYLAPWLNRQLGLKYYVLQNALLGRYARRRSDDFDLLVSTINELGLESNSVQYVHFPFDWTVSCEEREHIFHPTVEEDSFHERLATRVASVEREDIQQNTLLANSDWTADVVEDAYGTRPRVLHPPIDTREFEDRPWDEREDGIVTVGRIERSKRIKELIRITDGVRERGHDTHLHVIGPTVDEEYREEVEAMAASREYVELEGEVPREQLVERICTHKYGVHGKQYEHFGMAVAELAAGGTIPFVPNDGGQHAIVNDREQLLYESVADAREKISTVAADPDLQRDLREPMGPRAIRRRFGRERFQHQIRRIVADALDRPSASVSGTSADAPAERPASGD, translated from the coding sequence ATGGATTTGATGTCGAAAGGTGGCGGCGAAGCGGTGGCCATGAACGTCCTCGAAGCGCTGCAGGAGGACCACGACGTGACGGTGCTGACGCTGACCGACCCCGACCTCCGCGAACTCAACGACTACTTCGACACCGACGTGGACGTTCGGGACCTGCGTGTCGAGCGAGCGGGGTACCTCGCTCCGTGGCTGAACCGGCAGTTGGGACTGAAGTACTACGTCCTTCAGAACGCCCTGCTCGGACGCTACGCCCGGCGTCGGAGCGACGACTTCGACCTGTTGGTCAGCACTATCAACGAACTCGGTCTCGAATCGAACTCGGTCCAGTACGTCCACTTCCCGTTCGACTGGACCGTGAGTTGCGAGGAGCGCGAACACATCTTCCACCCGACCGTCGAGGAGGACTCGTTCCACGAGCGACTCGCGACCCGCGTCGCGAGCGTCGAACGCGAGGACATCCAGCAGAACACGCTGCTGGCCAACTCCGACTGGACCGCCGACGTGGTCGAGGACGCGTACGGCACCCGGCCGCGAGTCCTCCACCCGCCCATCGACACCCGCGAGTTCGAGGACCGACCGTGGGACGAACGCGAGGACGGCATCGTGACGGTGGGTCGCATCGAGCGGAGCAAGCGAATCAAAGAGCTAATTCGAATCACCGACGGCGTCCGCGAGCGAGGCCACGACACTCACCTCCACGTCATCGGCCCGACGGTGGACGAGGAGTACCGGGAGGAGGTCGAGGCGATGGCCGCGAGTCGGGAGTACGTGGAACTGGAGGGCGAGGTCCCACGCGAGCAACTGGTCGAGCGCATCTGCACCCACAAGTACGGCGTCCACGGCAAGCAGTACGAGCACTTCGGGATGGCAGTGGCCGAACTCGCGGCGGGCGGCACGATTCCGTTCGTACCGAACGACGGCGGGCAGCACGCCATCGTCAACGACCGCGAGCAGCTGCTGTACGAGAGCGTCGCGGACGCCCGAGAGAAGATTTCGACGGTGGCGGCCGACCCGGACCTCCAGCGGGACCTCCGGGAACCGATGGGACCGCGCGCGATTCGCCGCCGGTTCGGCCGCGAGCGGTTCCAGCACCAGATTCGGCGCATCGTCGCCGACGCGCTCGACCGGCCGAGCGCCAGCGTCTCGGGAACCTCCGCCGACGCTCCGGCCGAGCGACCGGCGAGCGGGGACTGA
- a CDS encoding Gfo/Idh/MocA family protein encodes MALRLGAIGLGGLGNIELGLYDEMDDVEVVAGADVSEGAREAFAGEYGAPTYETHEQMLADHDLDAVNVVTPHTLHYEQAMDCFAAGADVFLEKPMVTGIENAVDLVAAADERGRVLQVGYQRHFDPLFRELKRIVSSGRLGEIHAANAYLGQDWIAIQRGSWRTDPGLSGGGQLYDSGSHLLDALLWTLDAEPRTVAAVTDDRGETVDVNSALALTLDREGGDAPVTASVGVVGDGTNGEPDEGMVVWGTEGHVRYEDGGLTVYEDGVTYEGEVAGDRDFETLTRRKLSDFVRASEAGTEPAVPGSFGLRVTALTESAYEAAETGRTVDVRERIEQAREERQSVQAD; translated from the coding sequence ATGGCACTTCGACTGGGAGCTATCGGACTGGGTGGACTCGGAAACATCGAACTGGGACTGTACGACGAGATGGACGACGTGGAAGTCGTCGCTGGCGCGGACGTGTCCGAGGGCGCGCGCGAGGCGTTCGCCGGAGAGTACGGCGCACCGACCTACGAGACCCACGAGCAGATGTTGGCCGACCACGACCTCGACGCGGTGAACGTCGTCACGCCCCACACCCTCCACTACGAGCAGGCGATGGACTGCTTCGCGGCGGGTGCGGACGTGTTCCTCGAAAAGCCGATGGTCACCGGCATCGAGAACGCGGTGGACCTCGTGGCCGCCGCGGACGAACGCGGCCGCGTCCTGCAGGTCGGCTATCAGCGCCACTTCGACCCCCTCTTTCGGGAACTCAAGCGAATCGTCTCGTCGGGGCGCCTCGGCGAGATTCACGCCGCAAACGCCTACCTCGGACAGGACTGGATAGCGATTCAGCGCGGGTCGTGGCGCACCGACCCCGGTCTCTCGGGCGGCGGCCAACTCTACGACTCGGGGAGCCACCTACTCGACGCGCTGCTCTGGACCCTCGACGCCGAACCCCGGACGGTGGCGGCAGTCACCGACGACCGCGGCGAGACCGTGGACGTGAACTCCGCGCTGGCGCTCACGCTGGACCGCGAGGGCGGCGACGCCCCCGTCACAGCCAGCGTCGGCGTGGTCGGCGATGGGACTAACGGGGAACCCGACGAGGGGATGGTCGTCTGGGGCACCGAGGGTCACGTCCGCTACGAGGACGGCGGACTCACGGTCTACGAGGACGGCGTGACCTACGAGGGCGAGGTGGCGGGCGACCGCGATTTCGAGACGCTCACGCGGCGCAAACTCTCGGACTTCGTCCGCGCGTCCGAAGCCGGGACCGAACCCGCGGTCCCGGGGTCGTTCGGGCTACGAGTGACCGCGCTCACCGAGTCGGCCTACGAGGCGGCCGAGACCGGCCGGACGGTGGACGTGCGCGAGCGAATCGAGCAGGCCCGTGAAGAGCGTCAATCGGTGCAAGCCGACTGA
- a CDS encoding glycosyltransferase family 4 protein, with protein sequence MRVLVAAHDFYPDPGSGGTGRYVYETTKRLADRGHDVSVLTRRRGDVPARETVSGVRVARYDLDVAERSAPEIAARLPGAVRAVRDHFDALPDPDLVSLQGTVTDLLADLLVPEDVPRSATFHSPWPTEYRIRAGHADTVSGPRRGLNAALRRRIERSTLASCERVLALSEFMAGKLREVHGPVADPVVVPGGVDAERYRPDAGVYDSMRSANSGESVGASESVPTYSSTPETSAERAISAAVESEGGDVATDFLTVRRLSPRMGHGMLLRAFARVARERPDVHLHVAGDGPLREELERTAADLGVADRVTFLGYVPDEDLPGAYATADCFVLPTRRLEGFGLATLEALASGTPVVATPVGGTTEILSGLREDPRVPTEMVVESVAPDSLADRMAAWADLAPARRDAAGRACREHARENYAWDRTADAIAAEYREIA encoded by the coding sequence ATGCGCGTCCTCGTCGCCGCACACGACTTCTACCCCGACCCCGGTTCCGGCGGGACGGGCCGGTACGTCTACGAGACGACGAAGCGACTCGCCGACCGGGGTCACGACGTGTCGGTCCTCACGCGCCGCCGGGGCGACGTGCCCGCCCGCGAGACGGTTTCAGGCGTCCGAGTCGCGCGATACGACCTCGACGTGGCCGAGCGCTCCGCGCCCGAAATCGCGGCCCGACTCCCCGGTGCGGTCCGGGCCGTCCGCGACCACTTCGACGCTCTGCCCGACCCCGACCTCGTGAGCCTTCAGGGCACCGTGACCGACCTACTCGCCGACCTGCTCGTCCCCGAAGATGTTCCCCGAAGCGCGACCTTCCACAGTCCGTGGCCGACCGAGTACCGCATCCGCGCGGGTCACGCCGATACCGTCTCCGGCCCGCGCCGCGGACTGAACGCCGCGCTCCGCCGGCGAATCGAGCGGTCCACCCTCGCCTCCTGCGAGCGGGTCCTCGCGCTCAGCGAGTTCATGGCCGGGAAACTCCGCGAGGTCCACGGTCCGGTGGCCGACCCCGTCGTCGTCCCCGGCGGCGTGGACGCCGAGCGCTACCGGCCGGACGCCGGCGTCTACGACTCGATGCGGTCGGCAAACAGTGGCGAGTCAGTCGGTGCGAGCGAATCGGTCCCCACGTACTCGTCCACTCCGGAGACGTCCGCCGAGCGCGCGATATCGGCCGCGGTGGAGTCCGAGGGCGGGGACGTCGCGACCGACTTCCTGACGGTCCGCCGTCTCTCGCCCAGAATGGGCCACGGGATGCTCCTGCGGGCGTTCGCCCGCGTCGCTCGCGAGCGACCCGACGTTCACCTCCACGTCGCTGGCGACGGGCCCCTGCGCGAGGAGTTGGAGCGAACGGCGGCCGACCTCGGCGTCGCCGACCGCGTGACCTTTCTGGGCTACGTCCCCGACGAGGACTTGCCCGGCGCTTACGCCACGGCGGACTGCTTCGTCCTGCCGACCCGGCGATTGGAGGGGTTCGGTCTCGCGACGCTCGAAGCCCTCGCGTCTGGGACCCCGGTCGTCGCCACCCCGGTCGGCGGCACGACCGAGATTCTGTCGGGACTCCGTGAGGACCCCCGAGTCCCGACCGAGATGGTCGTCGAATCGGTCGCGCCGGACTCGCTGGCCGACCGGATGGCGGCGTGGGCCGACCTCGCGCCCGCCCGCCGGGACGCCGCGGGTCGCGCCTGCCGGGAACACGCCCGTGAAAATTACGCGTGGGACCGGACCGCCGACGCCATAGCGGCGGAGTATCGGGAAATAGCGTAG
- a CDS encoding bacteriorhodopsin gives MISESAVYATSGCVYAATLAVLVAWLRNVPDHGRRYCNLMTFVVGLGVLTSFLAAAGIGGVSVGGKTVLLSTFLNDAVAYSVLWFVTAMLADVSRRRLAVVTAFPFVQVVAFQFGTPMGGLVALASTVVVIGGHLVLAYLFVGPIWQTAQRLPDERRLLHWKSRNLLLFLIGMLIAFAFLSLAGAFTAFGVHVLGQYIAVLIRVGFAGFLFVNIDALDAGGGQDASESGVSSAEFANSAPDAAD, from the coding sequence ATGATTAGCGAATCGGCCGTGTACGCGACCTCCGGGTGCGTGTACGCCGCGACGCTCGCCGTGCTAGTCGCGTGGCTCAGAAACGTGCCGGACCACGGTCGCCGGTACTGCAACCTCATGACCTTCGTCGTCGGTCTCGGCGTGCTGACGAGTTTCCTCGCGGCGGCCGGAATCGGCGGCGTCTCCGTCGGCGGGAAGACGGTCCTCCTCTCGACGTTCCTCAACGACGCTGTCGCCTACTCGGTGCTGTGGTTCGTCACCGCGATGCTGGCGGACGTCTCGCGTCGGAGACTCGCCGTCGTCACTGCGTTCCCGTTCGTGCAGGTCGTCGCCTTCCAGTTCGGGACCCCGATGGGCGGTCTCGTCGCGCTCGCATCGACGGTGGTGGTCATCGGCGGCCACCTCGTACTCGCGTATCTGTTCGTGGGTCCCATCTGGCAGACCGCACAGCGACTCCCCGACGAGCGGCGACTGCTCCACTGGAAGTCGCGTAACCTCCTGTTGTTCCTCATCGGGATGCTCATCGCGTTCGCCTTCCTCTCGCTGGCGGGCGCGTTCACCGCCTTCGGCGTCCACGTACTCGGGCAGTACATCGCCGTGCTGATTCGAGTCGGCTTCGCGGGGTTCCTGTTCGTCAACATCGACGCGCTGGACGCCGGCGGCGGACAGGACGCGTCGGAGAGCGGCGTCTCGTCCGCCGAGTTCGCGAATTCGGCCCCCGACGCCGCGGACTGA